A genomic stretch from Bosea sp. F3-2 includes:
- a CDS encoding DUF305 domain-containing protein encodes MNRTAIALAAILAAGTLGSAAHAQQHHGQHGAPAASMGADSASTKAFKEANMKMHKDMGIPYSGDADTDFVRGMIPHHQGAIDMARVVLAHGKDPEIRKLAESVIRDQEKEVAMMQDWLKKNGK; translated from the coding sequence ATGAACCGTACCGCCATCGCACTGGCAGCCATTCTCGCAGCCGGCACGCTCGGCAGCGCCGCACATGCACAGCAGCATCACGGCCAGCACGGCGCCCCGGCAGCCTCGATGGGCGCCGACAGTGCCTCGACCAAGGCCTTCAAGGAGGCCAACATGAAGATGCACAAGGACATGGGCATCCCCTATTCCGGCGATGCCGATACCGATTTCGTCCGCGGCATGATCCCGCACCATCAGGGCGCAATCGACATGGCGCGCGTCGTTCTGGCTCACGGCAAGGACCCGGAGATCCGCAAACTCGCCGAAAGCGTCATCCGCGACCAGGAGAAGGAAGTGGCGATGATGCAGGACTGGCTGAAGAAGAACGGCAAATAA
- the fliJ gene encoding flagellar export protein FliJ produces MKSRETLLRLKRFQVDEKRRRVSQIEMMIADFHRMANDLDREIQAEEARAGITDSSHFAYPTYAKAALGRRDNLRQSADNLKGQLEEAKAELQEAFEDMKKVEILDDRERATERAAEAARDQATMDAIGLRSRA; encoded by the coding sequence ATGAAGTCGCGAGAGACCCTTCTGCGGCTGAAGCGCTTCCAGGTCGACGAGAAACGTCGCCGGGTGAGCCAGATCGAAATGATGATCGCCGACTTCCACAGGATGGCGAACGATCTCGATCGGGAGATCCAGGCCGAGGAAGCCCGCGCCGGCATCACCGACTCGTCCCATTTCGCCTACCCGACCTATGCCAAGGCGGCTCTGGGTCGCCGCGACAACCTGCGCCAGTCGGCCGACAATCTGAAGGGCCAGCTCGAGGAAGCCAAGGCCGAGTTGCAGGAAGCCTTCGAGGACATGAAGAAGGTCGAGATCCTCGACGATCGCGAACGCGCCACCGAGCGCGCCGCCGAAGCCGCACGCGATCAGGCGACGATGGACGCGATCGGGCTGCGCTCGCGCGCCTGA